In Cicer arietinum cultivar CDC Frontier isolate Library 1 chromosome 1, Cicar.CDCFrontier_v2.0, whole genome shotgun sequence, one DNA window encodes the following:
- the LOC101512972 gene encoding sphingolipid delta(4)-desaturase DES1-like: MGKNGEDREGVIMSGDFFWSYTDEPHASRRRQILSKYPQIKELFGPDYSAFFKISAVVLLQLGTAILLKDAGWLKILLVAYFFGSFLNHNLFLAIHELSHNLAFSTPVYNRWLGIFANLPIGVPMSVTFQKYHLEHHRFQGVDGIDMDIPSLAEARVVTNILAKTIWVFLQLFFYAFRPLFLKPKPPGCWEFINFSVQIALDVSMVYFWGWKSLAYLILATFVGGGMHPMAGHFISEHYVFNPEQETYSYYGPLNLLTWHVGYHNEHHDFPRIPGNKLHKVKEIAPEYYDSLSCYKSWSQVIYMYIMDRTVGPYSRMKRKPSKTE, from the exons atgggTAAAAACGGAGAAGATCGTGAAGGCGTCATCATGTCTGGGGACTTTTTCTGGTCATACACCGATGAACCCCACGCTTCTCGCCGTCGTCAGATCCTCTCCAAATACCCTCAAATTAAGGAGCTTTTTGGTCCCGATTATTCCGCATTCttcaag ATTAGTGCAGTTGTTTTGCTTCAGCTTGGTACTGCTATTTTACTTAAGGATGCAGGATGGTTGAAGATACTTCTAGTAGCTTATTTTTTTGGCTCATTTCTCAATCACAATCTCTTCTTGGCTATTCATGAACTCAGTCACAACCTGGCTTTCTCAACACCAGTCTACAACCGATGGCTCGGGATTTTCGCTAACCTCCCTATCGGCGTACCAATGTCCGTAACCTTCCAAAAGTATCACTTGGAACACCACCGCTTCCAAGGTGTAGATGGAATTGATATGGATATCCCTAGTCTCGCTGAAGCACGCGTTGTAACAAATATTCTTGCGAAAACGATTTGGGTCTTTCTACAGCTATTCTTTTATGCATTCCGACCATTGTTTCTTAAACCGAAACCACCAGGTTGTTGGGAATTCATCAACTTCTCTGTTCAGATCGCCCTCGACGTGTCAATGGTTTATTTCTGGGGTTGGAAATCCTTAGCATACCTCATACTCGCCACATTTGTTGGTGGAGGGATGCATCCAATGGCCGGTCACTTCATTTCAGAGCATTATGTATTCAATCCTGAACAAGAGACATATTCTTACTATGGACCTCTGAATCTTCTCACATGGCATGTAGGTTACCACAACGAACACCATGATTTTCCAAGAATCCCTGGAAACAAACTACACAAGGTGAAGGAGATTGCTCCTGAGTATTATGATAGTTTGTCATGTTATAAATCTTGGAGTCAGGTTATTTACATGTATATTATGGACAGAACAGTTGGACCTTATAGCAGAATGAAGAGAAAGCCTAGCAAAACTGAATAG